From one Thalassobaculum sp. OXR-137 genomic stretch:
- a CDS encoding polysaccharide deacetylase family protein — MTEPRPGMDHDLYRYSAMDRRPAISWPDGNGLAFTVLLHLEFWRLEPPKEDWRDPRYQGAFGNFYPDYTGYTQREYGNRIGIFRVLDRLDRFGLKLTVPANASALKRYPAIVERLMDRKVEFVAAGTHSDRMITSKLDADAQRWMIDESLETVERITGQRPTGWAGPAYGESEITAGLLAEFGLDYVMDWPNDDQPYMLTTKPSLVSIPRQPEWDDGEIMWLRKVPRETWEEMVVSAFDRLYEERAGGRYFSLSLHPWIVGQFHRIRFLEQVLERIAPARDGVWQTTAGDVARHFRSLQSD, encoded by the coding sequence ATGACCGAACCGCGTCCCGGCATGGACCATGATCTCTATCGCTATTCGGCGATGGACCGGCGTCCGGCGATCTCCTGGCCCGACGGCAACGGGCTCGCCTTCACCGTGCTGCTGCACCTGGAGTTCTGGCGGCTCGAGCCGCCCAAGGAGGATTGGCGCGACCCGCGCTATCAGGGCGCGTTCGGCAATTTCTACCCGGACTACACCGGCTACACCCAGCGCGAATACGGCAACCGCATCGGCATCTTCCGGGTGCTCGACCGGCTCGACCGGTTCGGCCTGAAGCTGACGGTGCCGGCCAACGCCTCGGCGCTGAAGCGCTATCCGGCCATCGTCGAGCGTCTGATGGACCGCAAGGTCGAGTTCGTCGCCGCCGGCACCCATTCCGACCGGATGATCACCTCCAAGCTCGACGCCGACGCCCAGCGCTGGATGATCGACGAGAGCCTGGAGACGGTGGAGCGCATCACCGGCCAGCGGCCGACCGGCTGGGCCGGCCCGGCCTATGGCGAGAGCGAGATCACCGCCGGCCTGCTGGCCGAGTTCGGGCTCGACTACGTCATGGACTGGCCGAACGACGACCAGCCCTACATGCTCACCACCAAGCCGTCCCTGGTCTCCATCCCGCGCCAGCCCGAATGGGACGACGGCGAGATCATGTGGCTGCGCAAGGTGCCGCGCGAGACCTGGGAGGAGATGGTCGTCTCAGCCTTCGACCGGCTCTACGAGGAGCGGGCGGGGGGACGGTATTTCTCGCTGTCCCTGCATCCCTGGATCGTCGGCCAGTTCCACCGCATCCGCTTCCTGGAGCAGGTGCTGGAGCGCATCGCGCCGGCGCGCGACGGCGTCTGGCAGACCACCGCCGGCGACGTCGCCCGGCACTTCCGCTCCCTGCAATCCGACTGA
- a CDS encoding isochorismatase family cysteine hydrolase, protein MATAGIDNVDYIRAFMTERPVEFERSALVIVDMQNASGSRTGALGRRMKAEGSTSTDYRFDRIEKLVVPNIRRMLDGFRAKGGGVVYVTLGAQREDAADAPPHMRKMFQETNNWVGSEEHKVVAGLEPQPGELIVRKTSIGAFASTGLDHLLRSMGWDNLYMTGVSTNMCVETTAREAADRGYHVTMVEDGCATTRKELHEGTMQNFQRLFGRVRSTDEVMSELNL, encoded by the coding sequence ATGGCCACCGCAGGCATCGACAATGTCGACTACATCCGCGCGTTCATGACCGAGCGCCCGGTGGAGTTCGAGCGCTCCGCCCTGGTGATCGTCGACATGCAGAACGCGTCGGGCTCGCGCACCGGCGCGCTCGGCCGCCGGATGAAGGCGGAGGGGTCGACCTCCACCGATTACCGCTTCGACCGGATCGAGAAGCTCGTGGTGCCGAACATCCGCCGCATGCTGGACGGCTTCCGCGCCAAGGGCGGCGGCGTGGTCTACGTCACCCTCGGCGCCCAGCGCGAGGATGCCGCCGACGCCCCGCCGCACATGCGCAAGATGTTCCAGGAGACCAACAACTGGGTCGGCAGCGAGGAGCACAAGGTCGTCGCCGGCCTGGAACCGCAGCCGGGCGAACTGATCGTGCGCAAGACCAGCATCGGCGCCTTCGCCTCCACCGGGCTCGACCACCTGCTGCGCTCGATGGGTTGGGACAATCTCTACATGACCGGCGTGTCGACCAACATGTGCGTGGAGACCACGGCCCGCGAGGCGGCCGACCGCGGCTATCACGTGACCATGGTGGAAGACGGCTGCGCCACGACGCGGAAAGAGCTGCACGAGGGCACGATGCAGAACTTCCAGCGCCTCTTCGGCCGGGTGCGCAGCACCGATGAGGTGATGTCGGAGTTGAATCTCTGA
- the ectB gene encoding diaminobutyrate--2-oxoglutarate transaminase, with amino-acid sequence MHDIFDLAESRVRSYCRSFPALFTRAIGHQVFTEDGRCLTDLLTGCGALNYGHNNPTLKRAVLDYLAHDGIVQAMDLHTEAKAAFLRRFRRVILEPRGMPHRVMFTGPTGTNAVEAALKLARKATGRATIVAFTGGFHGMTLGALAATANRDKRRGAGQPLPGVLRLPFDGYGTADMLDFLERAIEDPGSGIDAPACFLVETVQGEGGLRAASADWLLRVQALAERSGALLAIDDIQAGCGRTGSFFSFEPFGLKPDLVCLSKSIGGIGLPMALLLIEPSRDVWEPGEHNGTFRGNNLAFVAAEAALGYWEDRAFQDDLAQKIDILDDRLEAIAARWPEHVAGLRGRGFMRGLVLQGPGTAALVSRQLFARDVIAETCGPDDEVLKLLPPLTIPIDALTQALDTIEDVIAGLASVELAAAR; translated from the coding sequence ATGCACGACATCTTCGACCTCGCCGAATCCCGTGTCCGCTCCTACTGCCGCAGCTTCCCCGCCCTGTTCACCCGGGCGATCGGGCATCAGGTCTTCACCGAGGACGGCCGCTGCCTGACCGACCTGCTCACCGGCTGCGGCGCCCTAAACTACGGCCACAACAATCCGACCCTGAAACGGGCGGTGCTCGACTATCTCGCCCATGACGGGATCGTGCAGGCCATGGACCTGCACACCGAGGCCAAGGCGGCATTCCTACGACGCTTCCGCCGGGTGATCCTGGAGCCGCGCGGGATGCCGCATCGGGTCATGTTCACCGGCCCGACCGGCACCAACGCGGTGGAGGCGGCGCTGAAGCTGGCGCGCAAGGCGACCGGCCGCGCCACGATCGTGGCCTTCACCGGCGGGTTCCACGGCATGACCCTCGGCGCGCTCGCCGCCACCGCCAACCGGGACAAGCGGCGCGGCGCCGGCCAGCCGCTGCCGGGGGTGCTGCGCCTGCCCTTTGACGGCTACGGCACCGCCGACATGCTCGATTTCCTGGAACGCGCCATCGAGGATCCGGGCAGCGGCATCGACGCGCCGGCCTGCTTCCTGGTGGAGACGGTGCAGGGCGAAGGCGGCCTGCGGGCGGCGTCCGCCGACTGGCTGCTGCGGGTGCAGGCCCTGGCCGAGCGGTCGGGCGCCCTGCTCGCGATCGACGACATCCAGGCGGGATGCGGGCGCACCGGCAGTTTCTTCAGCTTCGAGCCGTTCGGCCTTAAGCCGGATCTGGTCTGTCTGTCGAAATCCATCGGCGGCATCGGCCTGCCCATGGCGCTGCTGCTGATCGAGCCGTCGCGCGACGTCTGGGAGCCGGGGGAGCATAACGGCACGTTCCGGGGCAACAATCTCGCCTTCGTCGCGGCGGAGGCGGCGCTGGGCTACTGGGAGGACCGGGCGTTCCAGGACGACCTGGCGCAGAAGATCGACATTCTGGACGACCGCTTGGAGGCCATCGCCGCCCGCTGGCCGGAGCATGTGGCCGGGCTGCGCGGACGCGGGTTCATGCGCGGGCTGGTGCTGCAGGGACCGGGCACCGCCGCCCTGGTCTCGCGGCAGCTTTTCGCGCGCGACGTGATTGCGGAGACCTGCGGGCCGGACGACGAGGTGCTGAAGCTGCTGCCGCCCCTGACCATCCCGATCGACGCCCTCACCCAGGCGCTGGACACCATCGAGGACGTGATCGCCGGCCTCGCCTCGGTGGAGCTGGCGGCGGCGCGGTGA